Genomic DNA from Amycolatopsis alba DSM 44262:
CCCAGCCCGCGTACAGGTTGACCTGGACGCTCTCGCGGAGGTCGTGTTCGAGCCCCCTGGCGAGGTCACCGATCGGGTCGCTGAGTTCCTGGATGGCGTCGAGCACCACCGTCGCGCCGTCGCGGAGGTGCTCCGTGAACGGAGCGGACCGCAGGCGGGGGACGGTGCCGCTGCGGCGGGTGGGGACGAGATCGGTGTAGCTCTCCATCGGCACCGGGGTGCCGTCGAGAGCGAGGCGCAGCCGCGGGAACTCCAGGCGATGCTGCCGGAGGATCGCGTTCAGCGCCGGCCACGGCAACAGGTCGGCGAACCGGCCCGCGGGGCCCTCGAAACGGCGATAGGTCTCGCCCTGGACTTCTTGGAAGAACTGGCTGACCCCGAGCGGAGCCACGAGGTCAGCCAGTGTCGGCGTTTCGGGCACTCAGCCGTCGTTGCCGTCGTTGTCGGCGGCCGCGCCGTTGGCCTTCCCGCGGTCGACCGCGGTCGGGATCTTCTCGACCTCCAGCAGCAAACCGCTGTCGGGAGCCTGCGTACCTGACTGTTCCTGTGCCATCCTGCCACCTTTTCTCAGACGAGCGGACGGACCGAAATTCGGCCTGGAGCGCCGCCAAGCCTACGACACGTTTCGAGAAAATTCACTGTCCAGCAGGGAAAAACGGCCTGGTGAGCGATCTTCGACACCGCGGCGCGAGTTCACCCGGACAGCGGTTCTAAGCTGCCGTCCATGGCTGAACCGGCATCCATCCAGCGCCCGCGATGGGACGTGCTCGCGGCCGTCGGCGCGGGTGGCGCGCTGGGCAGCCTGGCGCGCTACGGACTGTCCGTCGCGCTCCCCCATTCCCGTGGCCAGTTCGCGCTTTCGACCTTCGTCACCAACATTTCCGGCTGCCTGCTGATCGGTGTCCTGATGGCGTTGCTGACCGCGGCGGCGGACCCGCACCGGCTGCTGCGGCCGTTCCTCGGAGTCGG
This window encodes:
- the crcB gene encoding fluoride efflux transporter CrcB; protein product: MAEPASIQRPRWDVLAAVGAGGALGSLARYGLSVALPHSRGQFALSTFVTNISGCLLIGVLMALLTAAADPHRLLRPFLGVGILGGYTTFSTYATDTLDLVTNGRPFTGLAYAFGTVVAALVAVYAGHEITRAVKK